In Massilia violaceinigra, one DNA window encodes the following:
- a CDS encoding PAS domain-containing hybrid sensor histidine kinase/response regulator, translating into MTRQPDYQALFRASPYPYLLMDLELNIIGANDAYLHATGRDEGDLLGRYVFDAFPENPDDPGSTNIAEVRSSLQRAIASGKPDTTAFLRYSVPRAPDAGGGFEERFWSTVHTPICGADGSTAFVAQNAIDVTELYRFDRQSHVASVEPYTRTDAANDHFDQAQMHQAMNRILMVERGHLRDLFNQAPGFIAVLAGEQHVFEMVNEAYYQLVGHRELVGKPVWEALPDVRGQGFEALLDQVYRSGKPFVGRGLRVAVQRVADGPVTESHIDLLYQPLFDKEGRPSGIFVQGHDVSDAHAAQLASADSAERLSEGMNAARMVVWDWEIGSGKMVFSDNAELVLGRRDPDIDTLSESIHPEDVARMRRARERAIAEAGGYEEIVRFRRADDGRMLWLDIRGKVRCGADGEPFAVRGVTLDVTERLRAEEDLRDAHRRKDEFLAMLSHELRNPLAPISSAAQLLKHVRLDDGRLRETTDIIIRQTAHITALVDDLIDVSRVTRGLISTDQKPHDMKRMIGDAVEQVRPLIEARRHRLAVLLPPGVVSVMSDHKRVVQVLTNLLNNAAKYTPDGGNIVLELGLDGQHLVLTVRDDGIGMGAELLPRVFDLFTQGERSADRSQGGLGVGLAVVRSLVELHGGQVGAASEGVGKGSVLTVRLPLLAGQAPAPAPSAQRPAAPQRPLRVLVVDDNPDAALMLSMLLEASGYDVLTENGSYAGLASAARHVPDVCILDIGLPDMDGYQLARKIRAADGMQGATLIAVTGYGQEQDRRLALAAGFDHHLVKPVDSSELAALLLARAARPMEAGGA; encoded by the coding sequence ATGACCAGACAACCCGATTATCAGGCGCTGTTTCGCGCCTCCCCCTATCCCTATTTGCTGATGGATCTGGAGCTCAACATCATCGGCGCCAACGACGCGTATCTGCACGCGACCGGCCGCGACGAAGGCGATCTGCTGGGCCGTTACGTGTTCGATGCCTTCCCTGAAAACCCGGACGATCCCGGTTCGACCAACATCGCCGAGGTGCGCTCCTCGCTGCAGCGCGCCATCGCCAGCGGCAAGCCCGATACCACGGCCTTCCTGCGCTATTCGGTGCCGCGCGCGCCCGATGCCGGCGGCGGCTTCGAGGAACGCTTCTGGAGCACCGTGCACACCCCCATCTGCGGCGCCGACGGCAGCACCGCCTTCGTGGCGCAGAACGCCATCGACGTGACCGAGTTGTACCGCTTCGACCGCCAGTCGCACGTGGCCTCGGTCGAGCCGTACACCAGGACCGATGCGGCCAATGACCATTTCGACCAGGCCCAGATGCACCAGGCGATGAACCGCATCCTGATGGTCGAGCGCGGGCATCTGCGCGACCTGTTCAACCAGGCGCCCGGCTTCATCGCCGTGCTGGCCGGCGAGCAGCATGTGTTCGAGATGGTCAACGAAGCCTACTACCAGCTGGTGGGGCACCGCGAACTGGTCGGCAAGCCGGTATGGGAAGCGCTGCCCGACGTGCGCGGCCAGGGCTTCGAAGCGCTGCTCGACCAGGTCTACCGCAGCGGCAAGCCGTTCGTCGGGCGCGGCCTGCGGGTGGCGGTGCAGCGGGTGGCGGACGGGCCGGTCACCGAGAGCCATATCGACCTGCTGTACCAGCCGCTGTTCGACAAGGAAGGGCGCCCCAGCGGCATCTTCGTGCAGGGCCACGACGTGAGCGATGCGCACGCCGCGCAGCTGGCCAGTGCCGACAGCGCCGAGCGCCTGTCCGAAGGCATGAACGCGGCGCGCATGGTGGTGTGGGACTGGGAAATCGGCTCGGGCAAGATGGTGTTTTCGGATAACGCCGAACTGGTGCTGGGGCGGCGCGATCCCGATATCGACACGCTCAGCGAATCGATCCACCCGGAGGACGTGGCGCGCATGCGCCGCGCGCGCGAGCGCGCCATCGCCGAAGCGGGCGGCTACGAAGAGATCGTGCGTTTCCGGCGCGCCGACGACGGGCGCATGCTGTGGCTCGACATCCGCGGCAAGGTGCGCTGCGGCGCCGACGGCGAGCCGTTCGCGGTGCGCGGCGTGACGCTCGACGTCACCGAACGCCTGCGCGCCGAAGAAGACTTGCGCGACGCCCACCGGCGCAAGGATGAATTCCTGGCGATGCTCTCGCACGAGCTGCGCAACCCGCTCGCGCCGATCAGCTCCGCTGCCCAGCTGCTCAAGCATGTGCGCCTGGACGACGGGCGCCTGCGCGAGACGACCGACATCATCATCCGCCAGACCGCCCACATCACGGCGCTGGTCGACGATCTGATCGACGTCTCGCGCGTCACGCGCGGCCTCATTTCCACCGACCAGAAACCGCACGACATGAAGCGCATGATCGGCGACGCCGTCGAGCAGGTGCGCCCGCTGATCGAAGCGCGGCGCCACCGGCTGGCGGTGCTGCTGCCGCCCGGCGTGGTGTCGGTGATGAGCGACCATAAGCGGGTGGTGCAGGTGCTGACCAATCTGCTCAACAACGCGGCCAAGTACACGCCCGACGGCGGCAATATCGTGCTCGAGCTGGGGCTGGACGGCCAGCACCTGGTGCTTACCGTGCGCGACGACGGCATCGGCATGGGTGCCGAACTGCTGCCGCGCGTATTCGACCTGTTCACCCAGGGCGAACGCAGCGCCGACCGCTCGCAGGGCGGGCTGGGCGTGGGGCTGGCGGTGGTGCGCAGCCTGGTCGAACTGCACGGAGGCCAGGTCGGCGCCGCCAGCGAGGGCGTGGGCAAGGGCAGCGTGCTGACCGTGCGCCTGCCGCTGCTGGCCGGCCAGGCGCCGGCGCCCGCCCCAAGCGCGCAACGGCCGGCCGCGCCGCAGCGTCCCCTGCGCGTGCTGGTGGTGGACGACAATCCCGATGCGGCGCTGATGCTGTCGATGCTGCTCGAAGCGTCGGGCTACGATGTGCTCACCGAAAACGGCTCGTACGCCGGACTGGCCAGCGCGGCGCGCCATGTGCCGGACGTGTGCATCCTCGATATCGGCCTGCCCGACATGGATGGCTACCAGCTGGCGCGCAAGATACGCGCGGCCGACGGCATGCAGGGCGCGACCCTGATTGCGGTGACCGGCTACGGCCAGGAGCAGGACCGGCGCCTGGCGCTCGCCGCCGGCTTCGACCATCACCTGGTCAAGCCGGTCGATTCGTCCGAGCTGGCGGCGCTGCTGCTGGCGCGCGCGGCGCGGCCGATGGAGGCGGGTGGCGCGTGA
- a CDS encoding cryptochrome/photolyase family protein encodes MPPSTTTLRLILGDQLNPLHSWFSEARADVVYVLMEVRQETDYVHHHAQKIIAIFAAMRALARQLEGEGHRVHYLRIDDPANLQAIPANIDALLAHYGATRFEYQEPDEYRLDLQLADYAARLPVPGTMVGSEHFLTARDEAERIFAGRAQWLMEYFYRQMRLVHGVLVEKGGKPAGGQWNFDHDNRKPWRGAPPEPFDARVQHDHSALWDSIEATGVDSFGRPDAARIVWPQDRAEALVHLDAFIQHGLPHFGDYQDAMHTSAPRLFHSMLSFALNTKMLHPREVIAEAEDAWRAGHAPLHAVEGFIRQILGWREYVRGVYWANMPGYGEHNVFGHTTPLPSWFWDGKTKMRCMRHAIGQSLDDAHAHHIQRLMIIGNFSLLAGLEPNQVHQWYLGVYVDAFEWVEMPNTIGMSQFADGGLLATKPYVSSAAYIDRMSDYCKGCHYDKKARLGETACPFNALYWDFFERNAQRLSGNQRLGMVYRNLFKMDDAARAACGEQAAALRARLGEL; translated from the coding sequence ATGCCGCCATCGACGACAACGCTGCGACTGATCCTGGGCGACCAGCTCAATCCTCTGCACAGCTGGTTTTCCGAAGCGCGCGCCGACGTCGTCTACGTGCTGATGGAAGTGCGCCAGGAAACCGACTACGTCCACCACCACGCCCAGAAGATCATCGCCATCTTCGCCGCCATGCGCGCGCTGGCGCGCCAGCTCGAAGGCGAGGGCCACCGCGTGCATTACCTGCGCATCGACGACCCTGCCAACCTGCAGGCGATCCCCGCCAACATCGACGCGCTGCTGGCCCATTACGGCGCCACCCGGTTCGAATACCAGGAGCCGGACGAATACCGGCTCGACCTGCAATTGGCCGATTACGCGGCGCGGCTGCCGGTTCCGGGGACGATGGTCGGCAGCGAACATTTCCTGACCGCGCGCGACGAGGCCGAACGCATCTTCGCCGGCCGCGCGCAGTGGCTGATGGAGTATTTTTACCGCCAGATGCGCCTGGTGCACGGCGTGCTGGTCGAAAAAGGCGGCAAGCCGGCCGGCGGCCAGTGGAACTTCGATCACGACAACCGCAAGCCGTGGCGCGGCGCGCCGCCCGAACCGTTTGATGCGCGCGTGCAGCACGATCATTCGGCGCTGTGGGACAGCATCGAAGCCACCGGGGTGGACAGCTTCGGCCGCCCCGACGCGGCGCGCATCGTCTGGCCGCAGGACCGCGCCGAAGCGCTCGTCCACCTGGACGCCTTTATCCAGCACGGCCTGCCGCACTTCGGCGACTACCAGGATGCGATGCACACGAGCGCCCCGCGCCTGTTTCATTCGATGCTCTCGTTCGCCCTCAATACCAAGATGCTGCACCCGCGCGAAGTGATCGCCGAAGCCGAAGACGCCTGGCGCGCCGGCCACGCGCCGCTGCACGCGGTGGAAGGCTTCATCCGCCAGATTCTCGGCTGGCGCGAGTACGTGCGCGGCGTGTACTGGGCCAACATGCCCGGCTACGGCGAGCACAATGTGTTCGGCCACACGACGCCGCTGCCATCCTGGTTCTGGGACGGCAAGACGAAAATGCGCTGCATGCGGCACGCCATCGGCCAGTCGCTCGACGATGCGCATGCCCACCATATCCAGCGCCTGATGATCATCGGGAACTTTTCGCTGCTGGCGGGACTCGAACCTAACCAGGTGCATCAGTGGTACCTTGGCGTGTATGTCGACGCCTTCGAGTGGGTGGAGATGCCGAACACGATCGGCATGAGCCAGTTCGCCGACGGCGGCCTGCTGGCGACCAAGCCGTACGTATCGAGCGCGGCCTACATCGACCGCATGAGCGACTACTGCAAGGGCTGCCACTACGATAAAAAAGCGCGCCTGGGGGAGACGGCTTGTCCGTTCAATGCGCTGTACTGGGATTTTTTCGAACGCAATGCGCAGCGCCTGTCGGGCAACCAGCGCCTGGGCATGGTGTACCGCAACCTGTTCAAGATGGATGACGCCGCGCGCGCCGCCTGCGGCGAGCAGGCGGCGGCGCTGCGCGCGCGGCTCGGGGAACTTTGA
- a CDS encoding pyridoxal-phosphate dependent enzyme: MTLHIDTPLLASSAMSKPGQTVWLKMEALQPTGSFKLRGIGHACEEYARRGAKRFISSSGGNAGLAAAYAGRQLGLPVVVVAPETTSERARELMRREQAEVIVHGASFHEANALALSMVGEHDAFIHAYDDPLLWTGHASMIDEVAHAGVIPDAVVLSVGGGGLMCGVIEGLRRNGWDKVPVFAVETDGTDCLAQSIEADERIELPRIASIATTLGSRQVSQAAFDWTRVHPMSSMVVTDQAAVAACIRFMDDHRVVVEPACGASLAVAYAGRPELSAFKNVLVIVCGGVTATVAQLQAWSRTLSPS, encoded by the coding sequence ATGACATTACATATCGACACTCCACTTCTCGCTTCGTCGGCCATGAGCAAGCCGGGCCAGACGGTCTGGCTCAAGATGGAAGCCTTGCAGCCGACCGGCTCGTTCAAGCTGCGCGGCATCGGCCACGCCTGCGAAGAGTACGCGCGGCGCGGGGCGAAACGCTTCATCTCTTCGTCCGGCGGCAATGCGGGTCTTGCCGCCGCTTATGCGGGCCGTCAGCTGGGCTTGCCGGTGGTGGTGGTGGCGCCGGAAACGACCAGCGAGCGCGCGCGCGAGCTGATGCGGCGCGAGCAGGCCGAAGTGATCGTGCACGGCGCTTCCTTTCACGAAGCGAACGCGCTGGCGCTGTCGATGGTGGGCGAACACGACGCCTTCATCCACGCCTATGACGATCCGCTGCTGTGGACCGGACACGCGTCCATGATCGATGAAGTGGCGCATGCCGGCGTGATTCCCGACGCGGTGGTGCTGTCGGTCGGCGGAGGCGGGTTGATGTGCGGCGTGATCGAAGGCCTGCGCCGCAATGGCTGGGACAAGGTGCCGGTGTTCGCCGTCGAAACCGACGGCACCGATTGCCTGGCGCAGTCGATCGAGGCCGACGAGCGCATCGAACTTCCACGCATCGCCAGCATCGCCACCACGCTCGGCTCGCGCCAGGTGTCGCAGGCGGCGTTCGACTGGACCCGGGTGCATCCCATGAGCAGCATGGTGGTCACCGACCAGGCGGCGGTGGCGGCCTGCATCCGCTTCATGGACGACCATCGGGTGGTGGTGGAGCCGGCCTGCGGCGCCTCGCTGGCCGTGGCTTACGCCGGCCGTCCTGAATTGAGCGCGTTCAAAAACGTGCTGGTGATCGTGTGCGGCGGCGTGACCGCGACCGTGGCCCAGTTGCAGGCCTGGTCGCGCACGCTCAGCCCGTCATAA